From the Hevea brasiliensis isolate MT/VB/25A 57/8 chromosome 13, ASM3005281v1, whole genome shotgun sequence genome, the window ATAAGCTCACCAGTCAAAGCTAATAGACTCAAAGTGCAGGTTATCTGCCAAACCAGATGAACAGATTTTGGCAACCTCATGTCTCATTGCCCTTGGTCCACAGGCTAAGACTCCAACATCTGATCCTTTGCACTCGGATAAAATCCCTGCATTAGTTAATGTATGCCGATGGGAAATCAGTCAATTCAGGTCACAAAAATACATCAGTCCAATTGAGAGGGGCTTACTGTTGAGGTCAGGTCTTGCTCCAAAATGCACCTTGGTAGCCTGGACAAGAGACTGATGGGGAAGGCTTTCCAGCTCTGTATCTGCACCGTAAGGCCCTGAGCCCGGTGATGCTGTTGCAGTTGGCACTTCCAAGTTCTGAATTTGCTCATTTTGTTTCTTGCACCAAAAGAAGGCTGCACTGGAAGCAATAACGACGCAGGCACAGACCAATAACATTTCCCAAAGTACAAAATACGAAAAATGATATATTTCCTCTGTGTTCTGATCAATAGGGAATATATAGTAACGAGTAACAATGCCTAGTAGGAGGAGGAACATGACAAATGATGATACGATTATTGTTCCAAGCCATAGCCAATTCTTGGGTCCTAGAGCTGCCGTGATGGGTGAGTCTGATGGGTTTGGCTTGAACCATATGGTTTGGAGATGCTTTTCGGTATCTGCGATAGGCTGCTCTGTCTCTCTAGTGATATAAGCTTCAATTTGCAGCTGCAGTTGAGTAATCTGCGCAGGCGTGCCATTGATGGGAAGCATGAGGTCTAGCATTGCAAGATCAGCTGATTTCTTGAATGCACAAACCAGAAAGATTCGTGGAATTTGACAGTTTGGTTGCGTGCTTTGGACAATGATCTGGCGGATTATGGAGATAAAAGGAGTGATACCGCTACCCCCACTCACCATCATCAGCAACTCATGCCTGTGTCAAGACAAAATAAAAATTGGTGAGCATGTGATACTAGATATAAACCTGTACAATTTTCTGtataaagtttcattttccctTTGTAGGAAATTGACCTTAGAAAATGGGATGAAGTAGGTCCATAGGGTCCTTCAACCGACATTTCTAGGCGATCTACAGAAGAAGAAATTTCTTGGTAAAGCTTTTGAGACCAACTTCCCTGTCTTTTAATAACTACACTTAGCGTTTCTGGCTCCATGTCGCAGTTTGAAGTCACAGTAAAAGGGTGCCATTGTAACTTGGCAATGCTTGGTACATTCAAAAATAGTATGCTTGTTGGATTATAATACAATCCTGCACATGTTAACTTGGCAAATTAATATAAGTATCATGCTCTTAAAGTCTGCAATTAGAGGCTAAATGTGTTCTTACCTGTACTCTTAGAGAAGTTCAGTTCAATGCAACCACATGGTAAGAGGCGAGATGAGAGTAATCTAGCTTGTTGCCTCGACTGTAAGAATCTTAGGTATCGATCGATGAGGAAAAGGAAGATCCCAGGCAAAATCATGCGGAAGTAGGCAGCGCCAACATGCAAAAAATAGAAGAATATATAGAGAATGTACAAATGATGGGTGTAGAAGAAAACCTCAAACATTTTACGCCTAATGCGGTGAGAGCTTGTCACCCACATTGCTAATGCAAGCACAACTGCAATCTCACCAGCAACATTTGATACCCAGGTTTTGCTCCACTCTAGCATCTGCGTAGCCCAACAAACATGTTCAACACATATCACATATGTATATTACAATAATAGCATTTCTCTAAAGAGCCTCGAAAGATATATAATAGATGATTTTTCCTAGTCAGATTAGTCAAAATTATATACAATTGGGTTGCTTGCTTTCTGTTCAGAAGTCTTGAATTTGAGAGCAATGTTACAAGTTAAAAAATTCATTTTGCAAATCCCTAGGGTAGACATGTCGAAAGGCCGATCCTGGTTGGAACTAGATCACAGGATTTCTCAGATTTTAATTTTGACTAAATTtccaatttttgttttttttataaaaaagtttTAGTTAAAAACTGAATTAGCTGATTTTGACCttattcaaaattaattttgatcaaTTCAATTTTAATCGATTTCAATTCGAGATTGAATCTATTTCGATTTTAATTCTAAACCAATCTTTTAACTTTGTCTACTGAGAGGACATAGCCATCCAGCATAACTGATGGTCATTTCCTTTTTAAGTGATGTCATTTTATTTGTGGTCATAGATGGTGACTTCTCTTAATGGTATACCATTAACAGAAGAAAAGCTTTATGAGCCAAAGGAATCTATACTCGCCTTTTGGTTTCCCATTACAGTCAAACGACAATTATAAAGACAACATAATTACCGACAGAAAGCTCTACCACACAAAAGTTGAAGAGATTCCACACCTTTTTTCCTCTATTGAAAACAAtatccaagaatttgaatggtatgATGCTAAATATAGCCTATTTGGTGAAATAAGATTAATTAGTATGTAATAAGAGCAAGTACCAGAGCCATTTGGTTTGTCATTGCCCAGTATATGATGAAACCTATGGTATGTGCAGCGAAAAGGATCATTGAGAGATGGCCGAGCCAAATATGATACTTGATACTCGACTCAGATGTTAGTCCAACAAGAGCCAAAACTGAAGATCCTCGAGTTACCGGAAAGAAGAGAAATGCCCAGCATATATTTCCAATATATCCAAGTCGCAGTGATACACTTCGAAACTTTGCTTGCCATCTACGTCCCAAAGCCAATTATATAAGCAAGAGATTAAGTTTAGAAATATTTAAGAAGAATGAGAAATATATATGAGTTGATGTGCTAATCACAAGTCctaatttcttacattttctccccttctttatgcATGTGGAGATGACCAAAACTGACATACAAGTAGTTGGCAAGAGACCAGATTAAGAGTGCAACAAACATGGCTGCAAAAGCAATCTCCGTTGCAGTAACAATGCCCAAAGGAGCCACGACAAGCACTGGACGTTTCAAGAAGGACAAACGATTGCTTGAAACGGCAGCACTGCAACCAGTTCAACACGTAGCAGTATATTGTTACTCTAGTTGCAATGATAACATGTGTATTAATTTCTTCTTTAACATCAGAAAGAAAGTAACAGAAATGGAGCTAGGATTAGATGCAGGATGACCTCTTGTAGCTGGGTTTTCTCAGTTTCTTCTGAAAATGGAGATAAACACTTCCAAAAGCTGCTATGAACATCACAGGGAATGAAAATAGCAGAAGGTTTGTtcctgccaaaaaaaaaaaaaaaaagaggaaggaaagaaaggaaTGAATCACAAGAATGACACTGAACTATACAACCAttagaaattaataaaaaaaaaaaaaaccttgtcCTTCAAAAAGGGTCGAATTTAGCTCGCTCGACAGCTTTGGAGTCCAAGTATTTTGGTAAACCTTGGTTGGCAACATATCCCAAATCATAATCCATCCCAGAAACACCACAAGGAATATTAGGCTGATCATCTTCGCCTTTAGCTCGGCACTGTTGTTATGGCAGGAGGCCCTTCCGCTAATCCCTGTAGAAATTGATACTAGTTTATGAGCTAGGAGCTTCTGTATTGCAAGACTTTATACACCACGTAATTGCCTTATCATTGGTCACCTCATAAGGAGTACTGGAGTACGAAGAAAAGAAACAGCATGATTCAAAGGCATCTACGCTGCCATTTGCTGGTAAAAAGCAAACATTCTACGtgcttttaaattttaatttgatttggcTTTATATGGAAAGTCAGAACACTTAAATATTAACCCTTATAACATGGACGGAGACACTTAATAAGAAAGAATTTCAAGTAATGTCttatcaagttttggacagatttGAATTCAATAATTAATATGCTTTGAGTTTTATATATAGTAGGGACTTAACTCAtaaaatttactatttaaatataaaaatgaatttctttataattttatttataaattttgaaatataaattattaataaaatatattttttatataaattatcaattatatatatatatatattaatatatttaaataaattcagATAGTATATgataattttaatcaaatttgaatatatatattaatatattaaataaatttagatactatataataattttaatcaaatttgcgataataataataatattaatatgttTAAATTTAAATACTTTGAATTTTCCAGATACACTACTAGTTGCAATTTTTATATATCTTACACTACCTtaatatatttcacattattaatGTATACTccaataaatttaagatatttttttaattgaaatttgaatttaaaacttCACAGTCACACACATTTGAAGTTAATCAAGGCTCTGTTTATTTCTTGAAAaatagttttcgtattttctggTGTTTGGAAGCATTCAGAAAAATTaatcaatgaaaaatattttcctagtcaaagaaaaattaagccatttttaaagaaaataactttcaatttttaaaagaggaaattattttttattttttaaactttgaaaatcttattaaaatgtgaacacacttataaatatatgaaataaataaatattattaatttaattattaatttaacattacaaccaaacaataaaaaatatttttatgaaaaatatttttcataaaaatattttctatacaaaagtcattttacataaaacaaatgaaattttagtatcttgatttcaatataattttttttttaaaaaaaaaagataatttgcTTTTAGCTGAATTGAGGATGTAGATTTGATAAGGTGtgcaaaagctaatttattatatGCTTCACAGTAAATAATAATACTAACAATAGTAAGGGGTCCTTTCGTTTGGTGCTTTTTATAATTTCACAATctaaataaaatgtgaaaagcCAAGCCAATTCTTCGTGTTATTCTTGGGAATTGGGAATAATTGGCCTTTATCACTATTCCTGACGATATGGATGCTCCAATTACATTCTTCTAATGACGGATGATTTGATAATAGCGTGAGGATCCACATATATAAACTATGAAATGCGCAATTGTTATTGCTGCATGTACAGTTGACTTTGCAGATCAAAAAAAAAGTTCAGTTGACGAGGGAAGTACAACGGTTCCTATACTGGGGTGGTGGCCGGGGGGTGTCTTAAATGAACTAGGTAGCTACCTCCAGCAACTTGTATGATTCGGTGATGGAACAGGCAACGGAAAAATATCTAAAGAAACAAGAATGTCAAGCCAGGGGTACCTTCCCTCCcccccactctctctctctctctctctctctctctgtcttccAAGGGGACGAAGGCATCTTCAGCTAAGAGCCAAATTTTCAGGAAAAGTCGTGATCATGATCATGAATCAGCAAAGGCAGATTTATAATAATTCCAACGTCAACTGTTTTTATGGGTCCTAAACCAATCAATTTTTCTCCCCTAAAAGAGCATTAGCCACATATATGCAACATAATGTGATCTCAATATGCTTTAGCTAACTACTATTTAGTAATGATAATCTCTAAAAGTATTTAAGGACCATTATTCCAAAACCAATGCCAAGGAAAGTAGCAATGGCAACTCCAAAAATGCCTGCAAGAATCCCAGGAACAACCAGAGAATTCCATCCTTTTGCAGAAGCCATTCCACATGCTGTTGTAGGGCCTCCTATGTTGGCATTTGATGCCAAAAGTAACAGTTTTAAATCAAAGTTCAAAAGTTTTCCAAGCCCTAGCACTACAGCAAGATGCACAGTTACTTGAACTAGAGCAAACAAGAAAATACTAGGCGCTGTATTGATGACATTCCTTATGCTCCCACTAGCGCCCACCACAGCAAAAAAAACCTGTTGCCAGAGCAGACATCTCAGATTGTTTTCAATTTATTCCACCACCAGAAAAATTACCACAATCCTTCATATAGTCAAGTTCAAATTTCAGATACTATAATTGGATGACTAATAGAATTCAGAAACTTGCAAAGAAAAATATGGTGTGAAATAAAGTGAAGATATCAGAGAAAAGGACAGTTGTTGACAATTGCAGAGTAGAAAAAATCATTGATCTTTCTTTTTACGATTTAGAACCATCAACTTAAATATAATCCTACCCCACCAGCAATAGACTTTCACATAAAATTTTTCCAACATTTTAAACCAAAATAAATGGCAAAAAATATCACCTAGGATAAAAACAAGAGAAGAAATAAACAAAAACGCTTCTGGCAATGTACAAGAAGGGAACTCCAGTCTGATTTTTGTAAACTCAAATTCAACAGGTGTAGCAGTTTTAACTACTACTAGCAAAACTACTAAAGAATAGGACCATTAGAGAAACACTTAAATAGGATACAACAAACTACATTGGGTATATTTAAATTACCTGCATCAGAACCAGAGCAATGGTATCACCAGCAGGTGCAAGACGAGCAAATTGTGTTGGAAATGCTGTtgctaaaatgaccaccatagcTGTTATTGCTGGAAGACTGCCTCCCTGAATCTTACACAATTGTGTAAGATATATAGCAGTCTTACATATCACAAAGGAGACAGTAAGTGCTGTAGCCGACTGTAGTACAGGGATTTTGCCTGCAGAATTGGACTCCACATCCATTTCAACACCTGTCAAAGAGTCAGGTTTTGATAGAAGTCGcatataattttaatttgtttaatAATTATCTACTGCTTTTTGATATGGGATTGCCATGACGCTGCTGGACATATTGTGTAACTGGAGCAATTTTCAACCACATAAACCAACTTACATCAGCATATCTGAATGCCGACTCACCAAAAGTTTGAAGACAACAAAGATTATACCCAACTTATTATTAGGTTTGTTGCCATTACCATAAGGGCATGTAATATCTGTTCTTTGCATGGTAAACCCCTTCCTCAACCACCCAAAGGAAGAAAATTTTAACTAAAAAAGGAAGaccaaacaattttttttttcacatgccTGAAGCTATAGATTATAGTGCGCTAAAGCAACAGTGAATCAATCTATGTCATCCATCATTAAAAATCCCATATCACTGCTGTAAACCACATACCAATAGTTGATGCTGAAGCCTCAGGAGGAATTTTAGAGGCCAATGCAAATAGCACCATGAAGTATATTGCACAAATAACATTGTCAGCAGCTACTCCTGCGGCTACAACAGATGGAGATGTACCAAGTGCCTCAGAAATTGCAACATAATTAACAGCTGAAACAACAAAGAACATCATAATTTCCAAAATGAATTTGGTGAAAGAAATGCAAACATTAAAAATGAACACAAAGGACAACAACACTATATTTGCTTGTGTAAAATCAGGATATGCAGGTAGTAGCATGTTACATATCAGAGAAGAAGACTGAGGCAGAATAAGGGTTAGTTGAATGAGCTGTAAGTGGCAGGAGAATAGTTGTCAAATAGTTAGTTGTATGAGTTGTATTTGGCGGGAAAATGGTTGTCAAATAGCTGTCAAGTAGTTATAAACTCTATTGTAGTTCATTGTAAAGGCATTCTGATGCTTTCTCAAGAAATAACAATTCTCTCTCTTTTCTGATTCTATTTCTCTCtccctacttcttcttcttccttcctaaATTCTTCTAATTCTTCTCTGTTAGGGTTTCACTCctaacatttggtatcagagctttacgGAGGGGAAATTGAGTGGGTAATTCATTGTTGTAGATCGCAACAATGACTAGATTTGTTGTAATAGGTCCTGAGATGGTCAAGTTGGCAGAATTGGAGGAGAAGATGAGACGTTTCTTAGATCAGATAGAGAAAATGCAGGAGCAAATTAATCAGTCAGCTAGGGATAATGATGCATTGCGAGGGGATATGAGAGCCTTTATGAGCAAATTGAGCAAGGATAAAGGAATAGGAGATGTTGTTGGGGAAGTTGGTGCGGGATCTAGCATTAGAGAAGCCGAGGATAGGGGACTGTTACCCACTCCTCCTGTTAATCAGCAGTTGAAGGATCAAGAAAGTTATGGATATAACTATAACAATGAAGGTATGAATATCTTTTTGCATAAAATTGAATTGGTTACTTTTGGGGGAAAGGAACCTAGGGTTTGGTTACGGAAATGTGTGAAATATTTTGACGTTTACAAAGTACCTACGGACCAAAGGATTGGAATTGCTAGTTTATTTTTGGTTGATAGGGCAGATGCTTTATTTCAAAACTGGAATAGAGGGGAAAACCATTCTTGGGAGGAGTTTGAAAAGGGAATTTGTCTTAGATTTGGGGAACAAGGGTTAGAAGATATTATGGAAGAATTTATGAAGCTTAGACAAGGAAATTCCTTTGAAGAATATCAAGATATCTTTGAGGATTTGAGGATAAGGATGGAAAGGGTTATGCCAGATTTGGGAGAGGCTTATTTTCTTTTTGCCTTTATTGGAGGGCTAAAGGATGAAATTAGATTAATGGTGAGAATGATGAAACCAGCTACTTTAGTTGATGCAATAGAGATTGCTAGGCTGCAAGAACAGTTATGGGATACAAAAAAGAATAGAACCTTCAATAAAACCTTCAATTACAACTCAAGATTTATAACTTCTAATTTCACTCCATATAATTCATACTCCAAACCTAATCAATTGTTTCCTTACCCCCCTAAACCACCAAATCCAGATTTGACCAGTAAAACTCTAAATTCTGCTCCTACTACCAGTAAACCAACTTCTATTGGAAGTACTTCTTTTGTTAACCAAAATTCCAATACTAATCTTACCAAATCTACTATCCAGAATAACTTAAACTTCAGATTCCAATCCAAACCATGTTATAAATGTGGAGACAAATATTTTCCAGGCCATCAATGTAAAACTAAGACATTAGCAGCTTTGCAAGTTGGAGAGCAAGAAGATGGGAATGGAGAGAAGGTTTGGCATGAGGTGACAGAGGAAATGGAAGATGTGGGTGATCAAGGAGAACTTATGCTTTCTGTTCATGCAGTAGAAGGGAGTGAAGAGGCAGAAACTATTAGAATTTTAGGGATCCATAAAAATAGAGAAATGGTGATTTTAATTGGTAGTGGCAGCAATAGTAGTTTTATTGACAAGAAAGTGGTTGAGGAACTTAAGTTGGAGTTGGTGGATATACCTACTACAACAATAGCAGTATCTGATGGGAGAAAATTGAAGTGCAGTCATCAGTGTCAGCAGTTTATGTGGAAAATTTAGTCCTATAAGTTTCAATTTGACTTTAGAATATTAGCATTGGGGAGTTTTGATATGATTTTGGGAGTGGATTGGCTTAGGAGCTTTAATCCAGTGCTTTTTGATTTTAGAGCCTGTAGGATTTCCTTTATGAAAGAAGGAAAGGAAGTGGTTTTACAAGGACTGAAATTGCAAAGGGGTAAAGGGAAGGCTGCTGTGTTATGTCATTCTAATGACTTATTTGGAAGAAATGGAGTGGATTTTCAATCTCCCTTACTTTGTATAGTGGAGTCTCAAGTTGGATCATCTTCAGCACCTAAAAAGGAGGCATTTTGTGAAGCTGCAGTAGCAGATTTGGGACTGCAGTCTATGTTAAAGAAACATCAGGAGGTTTTTAAAGAACCTCAGCAGCTGCCACCATTCAGAAGTCACAGCCATGCTATCCCTTTGCAGCCTAATACACAACAAATTAATATTAGGCCATATAGGTATCCCTATTATCAAAAGGCTCAAATTAAGAAGCTGGCTTCAGAGATGTTAGCTTCCTCAATAATCCAACCAAGTACAAGCCCTTTTTCAACGCCAGTacttttagttaaaaaaaaagatGGCACATGGAGGTTTTGTATAGACTACAGAAGGTTGAATGAGAAGACTATTGAGGACAAATTTCCTATCCCCATTATAGATGACTTGTTGGATGAATTAAATGGGGCCAAGTACCTTTCAAAAATTGATTTGAGGGCTGTTTATCATCAGATCAGAATGGAGCCTCAAGATGTCGCTAAGACAGCATTTAGAACTCTCCATGGTCACTTTGAATTCAATGTCATGCCATTTGGACTGACAAATGCACCGGCCACATTCTAAGCCTTAATGAACCAGATCTTCCAACCTCATTTAAGGAAATTTGTGTAGGTATTTTTTGATGACATTCTTATTTTTAGCAAGGATTGGGAATCTCATTTGCAGCATTTGGAGGAGGTTTTTAAGATTTTGAAAGAGCAACAGCTTTATGCTAAACAATCCAAGTGTTCCTTTGGGCATACAGAAATAGAGTATTTGGGGCACATTATAACTGCTCAAGGTGTCGCTACTTATCCAAAAAAAATTCAGGCTATGCTGCAATGGCCAACTCCAATTTATTTAAAGAATTGAGGAGTTTTTTGGGGTTGACGGGGTACTATAGGAAGTTTGTGAAAAACTATGGCATAATTAGCAAACCTTTTACTGATCTTCTCAAAAAAGACTCATTTCAATGGTCTGAGAAAGCTCAAGAGGCATTTGATACTCTTAGAAGAGCCATGACAGAACCACCAGTACTTGCCTTGCCAGATTTTAATCTTCCTTTCATTGTTGAAACTGATGCAAGTAATTGGGGTATAGGGGCTGTTCTCCAACAAAATGGCCATCCACTAGCTTATATTTCCAAAGCTTTTGGTCCTAGAAGTCAGTCCCTATCTGTGTATGAAAAGGAGTTATTGGCAATTACTTTTGCCATTTTTAAGTGGAGGCATTATCTTGAGCAAGGTCAGTTCTTTATTAAAACTAACCATGAGAGCATCAAATACTTGCTGGAGCAGAGGTTACATACTAATCTACAGCAGAGGGGGATTTCTAAGTTGTTGGGTcttgattataaaattttatatagaaGAGGAGTTGAAAATAAGGCTGTTGATGCCCTATCTAGGAGACCAGCAAGACAGGAGTCCTTTTGTGGTGCTATACACTCTTCTATTTCCCCTACATGGATGGATAATCTCATTCAAAGTTATGATAAAGATTGCAAAGCAACTCAATTGGTGCAGTAGCTATCTTTAGACAATAATGCTCATCCAGGGTTTAAATTGAGGAATGGTGTTCTTTATTTTCAAGATAGGTTGTATGTGGGTTCTACTACAACTTTGAGGAAGCAGTTAATCGAATTATACTATAATAGTGCTCTGGGGGGACACTCAGGAGTAAATGTGACCTATTTGAGGctcaaaaatcattttttttggCCTGGGATGTTAAGGGATATCATGGTATGGATTCAACAATGTGACACATGTGCACGATGCAAAAGTGAACACTGTGCTGCACCAGTATTATTGCAGCCATTGCTTGTTCCTACTCAAGAATGGCAACACATTACAATGGATTTCATTAACCACTTACCAAAGTCGAAAGGGAAAGACACCATCCTAGTGGTAGTGTGTAGATTCACAAAGTATGGTCACTTCATATCTTTGGCTCATCCACATACTACTGCTGCTGCAGTAGCTAAATTGTTCTTGGATAATGTGTTTAAACTTCATGGAGCACCACTTACTATTGTCAGTGATAGGGACAAAGTTTTTACAAGCCTATTTTGGAAGGAGCTGTTCAAATGCATGGGCACTACTTTGTCTTATAGCTCTACCTATCATCCTCAATCAGATGGGCAGACCGAGAGACTTAACCAGTGTCTAGAGGCTTATCTGCGATGCATGGTTCATCTCAAGCCATCAACTTGGTGCAATTGGCTTTCACTTGCAGAGTGGTTGTATAATTCATCCTCCCATAGTGCCATTAAGATGTCACCTTTTGAGGCTTTGTATGGCTATAAACCATCATTCCTTCCAATCATTCCTTCTGACTTGCCCTCTGTGGGAGCAGTGGGGGATTTTTTACAACAGAGGTAGCAGCTGGATCAATTATTTAAGGAGAATTTACAGATGGCTCAGAATAGAATGGTGCAGCAAGCTAATAAGCATAGGTCTGAAAGGGAATTTATGGTGGGAGATTGGGTTTATTTGAAGTTACAGCCTTATAGGCAAACTTCTGTGGCATTAAGACACAATTTGAAGCTTTCTCCTAAGTATTATGGGCCTTTCCAAATCCTAGCTAAGATTGGGACAGTGACCTACAAGCTTCAGCTACCTCCTACTTCTTCAATCCATCCTgtatttcatgtgtctatgttaaagaAAAAGTTGGGCAGCAATATTGTTCCCTTTTCTGAATTACCTACAGTGCATGAAGATGCTGTGATAGTAGCTCCAGAACAGGTTCTTCAAACTAGAACCATTACTAGAGATCAAAACCATGTTTTTCAGGGGTTAATCAAGTGGTTGAACCTTCCTGTAGAAGATGCAACTTGGGAAGACTATTCTTTTATTGTGAACCAGTTTCCAGAAGCTACACTTTCTTGGGGACAAGAAAGTTCTAATGGGGAAGGTATTGTTGCATATCAGAGAAGAAGACTGAGACAGAATAAGGGTTAGTTGAATGAGCTGTAAGTGGCAGGAGAATAGTTGTCAAGTAGCTGTCAAGTAGTTAGTTGTATGAGTTGTATTTGGCGGGAAAATGGTTGTCAAATAGCTGTCAAGTAGTTATAAACTCTATTGCAGTTCATTGTAAAGGCATTCTGATGGTTTCTCAAGAAATAAcaattctctctctcttttgattCTATTTCTCTCTCCCTACTTCTTCTTATTCCTTCCTAAATTCTTCTAATTCTTCTCTGTTAGGGTTTCACTCCTAACATAGCATGGCTCAGCAAATCTTTTATAAGCATTGTACAAATGCAGAAATCTCTCATACAAGATTTCAGtcctaaatataaaattttacctcAATAAAAGTACCACAGTACTAGCATAGCACAAGTAAGAGGAATTTCACCCGAGGATAGTGACAAAGCTAATTTTTTTAACTTGTAGAACCTTGAAGTAAATACACAACACCATTTTGCAACAACTTACATCCCCCAATATAACTACCCATAAGGGCAGCAGCTATTTTCCAATTATCTGGACCAAGAGATCGCATAGGCACCATTAGAAAAGCCACTGT encodes:
- the LOC110643479 gene encoding ferric reduction oxidase 4 isoform X3, translated to MISLIFLVVFLGWIMIWDMLPTKVYQNTWTPKLSSELNSTLFEGQGTNLLLFSFPVMFIAAFGSVYLHFQKKLRKPSYKSAAVSSNRLSFLKRPVLVVAPLGIVTATEIAFAAMFVALLIWSLANYLYVSFGHLHMHKEGEKIWQAKFRSVSLRLGYIGNICWAFLFFPVTRGSSVLALVGLTSESSIKYHIWLGHLSMILFAAHTIGFIIYWAMTNQMALMLEWSKTWVSNVAGEIAVVLALAIFLQSRQQARLLSSRLLPCGCIELNFSKSTGLYYNPTSILFLNVPSIAKLQWHPFTVTSNCDMEPETLSVVIKRQGSWSQKLYQEISSSVDRLEMSVEGPYGPTSSHFLRHELLMMVSGGSGITPFISIIRQIIVQSTQPNCQIPRIFLVCAFKKSADLAMLDLMLPINGTPAQITQLQLQIEAYITRETEQPIADTEKHLQTIWFKPNPSDSPITAALGPKNWLWLGTIIVSSFVMFLLLLGIVTRYYIFPIDQNTEEIYHFSYFVLWEMLLVCACVVIASSAAFFWCKKQNEQIQNLEVPTATASPGSGPYGADTELESLPHQSLVQATKVHFGARPDLNRILSECKGSDVGVLACGPRAMRHEVAKICSSGLADNLHFESISFDW
- the LOC110643479 gene encoding ferric reduction oxidase 4 isoform X2 → MISLIFLVVFLGWIMIWDMLPTKVYQNTWTPKLSSELNSTLFEGQGTNLLLFSFPVMFIAAFGSVYLHFQKKLRKPSYKSAAVSSNRLSFLKRPVLVVAPLGIVTATEIAFAAMFVALLIWSLANYLYVSFGHLHMHKEGEKIWQAKFRSVSLRLGYIGNICWAFLFFPVTRGSSVLALVGLTSESSIKYHIWLGHLSMILFAAHTIGFIIYWAMTNQMALMLEWSKTWVSNVAGEIAVVLALAMWVTSSHRIRRKMFESRQQARLLSSRLLPCGCIELNFSKSTGLYYNPTSILFLNVPSIAKLQWHPFTVTSNCDMEPETLSVVIKRQGSWSQKLYQEISSSVDRLEMSVEGPYGPTSSHFLRHELLMMVSGGSGITPFISIIRQIIVQSTQPNCQIPRIFLVCAFKKSADLAMLDLMLPINGTPAQITQLQLQIEAYITRETEQPIADTEKHLQTIWFKPNPSDSPITAALGPKNWLWLGTIIVSSFVMFLLLLGIVTRYYIFPIDQNTEEIYHFSYFVLWEMLLVCACVVIASSAAFFWCKKQNEQIQNLEVPTATASPGSGPYGADTELESLPHQSLVQATKVHFGARPDLNRILSECKGSDVGVLACGPRAMRHEVAKICSSGLADNLHFESISFDW
- the LOC110643479 gene encoding ferric reduction oxidase 4 isoform X1; its protein translation is MISLIFLVVFLGWIMIWDMLPTKVYQNTWTPKLSSELNSTLFEGQGTNLLLFSFPVMFIAAFGSVYLHFQKKLRKPSYKSAAVSSNRLSFLKRPVLVVAPLGIVTATEIAFAAMFVALLIWSLANYLYVSFGHLHMHKEGEKIWQAKFRSVSLRLGYIGNICWAFLFFPVTRGSSVLALVGLTSESSIKYHIWLGHLSMILFAAHTIGFIIYWAMTNQMALMLEWSKTWVSNVAGEIAVVLALAMWVTSSHRIRRKMFEVFFYTHHLYILYIFFYFLHVGAAYFRMILPGIFLFLIDRYLRFLQSRQQARLLSSRLLPCGCIELNFSKSTGLYYNPTSILFLNVPSIAKLQWHPFTVTSNCDMEPETLSVVIKRQGSWSQKLYQEISSSVDRLEMSVEGPYGPTSSHFLRHELLMMVSGGSGITPFISIIRQIIVQSTQPNCQIPRIFLVCAFKKSADLAMLDLMLPINGTPAQITQLQLQIEAYITRETEQPIADTEKHLQTIWFKPNPSDSPITAALGPKNWLWLGTIIVSSFVMFLLLLGIVTRYYIFPIDQNTEEIYHFSYFVLWEMLLVCACVVIASSAAFFWCKKQNEQIQNLEVPTATASPGSGPYGADTELESLPHQSLVQATKVHFGARPDLNRILSECKGSDVGVLACGPRAMRHEVAKICSSGLADNLHFESISFDW